A window of the Thermodesulforhabdus norvegica genome harbors these coding sequences:
- a CDS encoding PD-(D/E)XK nuclease family protein — protein WEEQVRRWHEQDKKWEEQEKRWEEQNRRWEENQKVIHKILNRLEALDRKFDSTIGALGARWGLYTEQSFRNALKGILEEFFNVEVVGVTEYDEEGEVFGRPDQIELDLIIKDGVLIICEIKSSMSKADMYLFERKARFYEKRHGKKAHKLIVISPMVDKKAREVADRLGIEVYSYAEEAGEALSEL, from the coding sequence GTGGGAGGAGCAGGTACGCAGGTGGCATGAGCAGGATAAGAAGTGGGAAGAGCAGGAAAAAAGATGGGAAGAACAAAATCGTAGGTGGGAAGAAAATCAGAAAGTTATCCACAAAATACTCAACCGCCTGGAAGCACTCGATCGAAAATTTGATTCAACCATTGGTGCTCTTGGCGCCAGGTGGGGGCTTTATACGGAGCAGTCCTTCAGAAATGCCCTAAAAGGGATTCTGGAAGAGTTCTTTAATGTCGAGGTTGTCGGAGTTACCGAATACGACGAAGAAGGCGAAGTATTCGGCAGACCTGATCAGATAGAGCTGGATCTGATAATAAAAGATGGTGTCTTGATCATATGCGAAATCAAATCGTCAATGAGCAAAGCGGATATGTACCTTTTCGAGCGTAAAGCGCGTTTTTACGAAAAGCGTCATGGGAAAAAAGCCCACAAGCTCATTGTAATATCGCCCATGGTGGATAAAAAAGCTCGTGAAGTAGCCGACAGGCTGGGAATTGAAGTTTACAGTTACGCAGAGGAAGCCGGTGAAGCCCTTTCGGAATTGTAA
- a CDS encoding ABC transporter permease — protein MRGWSAVYYREILILRKRIFRQIASMSVMPLLYIVAFGYGLGKDVTVAGTTYMAFLLPGLAAMSSMIQGFNIASEINITRFYWRVFEEFQAAPLRSIAYVTAEVLYGITRAILGVTIITGLGWMFGIRLSYNFYFWSAMTLNAFLFASLAVALAMLVRSHADQALLVNFVITPMGFLGGTFFPVEKMPSWVQSILYYLPITHAARAMRDAAMGKVPDTESYVILAAMGALCFVCALMCVGMAKE, from the coding sequence ATGAGAGGGTGGAGTGCTGTATATTACAGAGAGATTCTTATCCTTCGTAAGCGGATTTTCCGTCAGATTGCATCCATGTCTGTTATGCCTTTACTCTACATTGTGGCCTTTGGGTACGGGCTTGGAAAAGATGTTACCGTAGCAGGCACAACTTATATGGCTTTTCTGCTTCCCGGCCTCGCCGCAATGAGCAGTATGATACAGGGATTTAACATAGCAAGCGAAATAAACATTACCCGTTTTTACTGGCGCGTTTTTGAAGAGTTTCAGGCCGCACCTCTGAGGAGTATTGCCTACGTTACGGCGGAAGTCCTTTACGGTATAACCAGGGCCATTCTCGGAGTGACGATCATTACCGGTCTGGGATGGATGTTCGGCATCCGCCTCTCCTACAACTTTTATTTCTGGTCGGCCATGACCCTGAATGCCTTCTTGTTTGCATCTTTGGCAGTAGCACTTGCGATGCTTGTCAGATCTCACGCCGATCAAGCTTTGCTGGTTAATTTCGTCATCACCCCGATGGGATTTCTCGGAGGAACTTTCTTCCCGGTTGAGAAGATGCCTTCCTGGGTTCAAAGCATTCTTTATTATCTTCCGATAACCCATGCAGCCAGGGCGATGAGAGATGCAGCTATGGGAAAAGTGCCCGATACTGAATCTTATGTGATACTGGCTGCAATGGGGGCGCTGTGTTTTGTCTGCGCCCTCATGTGTGTGGGTATGGCAAAGGAGTGA
- a CDS encoding MFS transporter translates to MVSLKPRHFGILLFGRALLNMSYRMVYPFLPALSRGIGVGFEELAILATLRSACGLVSPFLGFFLDKGSYRFGLFVGILIILVGALGIFLLPAYWGIISFFISTGLAKAVYDPAVQAYVSSFFPYETRARGIGIVETAWATSWFVGMPICAFVLDAWGWRGPFLVIALWGCLAAFLIHALPAERRVVVPRGYGVTVLSKPFWVLTMSFLMMFSNENLIIVYGAWMEEAFGLRLGALGVLSFIIGSGELAGEALVALIGDRLGKKRILTTGLSGLALVYLLIPYVSASIEAVVFVLWLMFFFSEVAVVSSFAFVSEVVPEAKGYILSINYACGLTGRLIGSITGPTVWHWSGNITFNALLSFSAALLAFLCLKYYSHRARSQSVKG, encoded by the coding sequence ATGGTTTCTCTCAAGCCTCGTCATTTCGGTATTTTGCTCTTCGGCAGAGCTTTGTTGAACATGAGTTACAGGATGGTTTACCCTTTTCTTCCGGCGCTATCCCGGGGTATTGGTGTGGGCTTCGAAGAACTTGCCATTCTGGCGACATTGCGTTCTGCCTGTGGCCTGGTAAGCCCTTTTCTGGGATTTTTTCTCGATAAGGGAAGTTACCGGTTCGGGTTGTTTGTGGGAATTTTAATAATTCTGGTCGGTGCTCTGGGAATTTTTTTACTGCCTGCCTACTGGGGTATTATTTCCTTTTTTATTTCGACCGGTCTGGCAAAGGCCGTATATGACCCGGCAGTTCAGGCCTATGTAAGCAGTTTTTTCCCTTACGAAACCAGGGCCAGGGGTATCGGTATCGTCGAGACTGCCTGGGCGACGAGCTGGTTTGTGGGTATGCCGATCTGTGCCTTTGTGCTGGATGCATGGGGCTGGAGGGGACCCTTTCTGGTAATTGCGTTATGGGGTTGTCTTGCCGCTTTTTTGATACATGCCCTTCCCGCAGAGCGTCGCGTTGTTGTGCCGCGAGGATACGGTGTCACAGTCCTGAGTAAACCATTCTGGGTGCTAACTATGTCTTTTCTTATGATGTTTTCAAATGAAAATTTAATTATCGTTTACGGTGCCTGGATGGAAGAGGCCTTCGGCCTCAGACTGGGTGCACTGGGAGTCTTGTCTTTTATCATCGGTAGCGGAGAACTGGCAGGAGAAGCCCTTGTGGCTCTTATAGGTGACCGGCTTGGGAAAAAACGGATTCTGACGACGGGATTATCGGGGCTGGCCCTGGTCTACTTGCTTATTCCTTATGTTAGTGCGAGCATAGAGGCAGTGGTTTTCGTGCTCTGGCTTATGTTCTTTTTTTCAGAAGTTGCCGTTGTATCGTCCTTTGCCTTTGTTTCTGAAGTCGTTCCAGAGGCAAAGGGTTATATTTTATCGATCAATTATGCCTGTGGGCTTACGGGTCGGCTTATCGGTTCTATAACCGGGCCCACCGTGTGGCACTGGTCGGGTAATATTACTTTTAATGCCCTGTTGTCCTTCTCGGCCGCTTTACTTGCGTTTTTGTGCTTGAAATATTATTCACACAGAGCAAGGTCTCAGAGTGTAAAAGGTTAA
- a CDS encoding HDOD domain-containing protein, translating to MKASPLLKKIVSVTGDLPTIPHTAQLVMQKLSDPEVSPKELEKIILQDPALTARILKLANSPFYGRPRTIKTVSEATVVIGLNTLKSIVVASAVREMIKPFGLTEKLLWEHSVSVGFIVRYLAEKLRFRRTEEAFLAGLLHDIGKVVLQLKAPSKMYIVIQELYTGAETDSIGVENLVFGFAHVHVGQLLARKWQFAQEIEEAIGYHHWPGRAKISPELAHLVHLGNSFAHKLEIGPIKTPDLDLAEQVSARFFQLDQELIEEFLNDCSSKIQNEMGDILS from the coding sequence ATGAAGGCGTCTCCACTTTTAAAAAAGATCGTTTCCGTTACCGGAGATCTTCCCACGATTCCTCATACTGCGCAATTGGTTATGCAGAAATTGAGTGATCCTGAAGTGAGTCCAAAGGAACTCGAGAAGATTATCCTGCAGGACCCGGCACTCACTGCTAGGATACTCAAGCTTGCAAATTCTCCATTCTACGGGCGTCCCAGAACCATAAAGACTGTAAGCGAAGCCACTGTGGTGATCGGGCTTAACACTTTGAAGTCCATAGTAGTTGCATCGGCCGTAAGAGAAATGATCAAGCCTTTTGGGCTTACGGAGAAACTGCTCTGGGAGCATTCCGTATCGGTTGGTTTTATCGTCCGCTATCTTGCGGAGAAGCTTCGTTTCAGGCGGACAGAGGAGGCTTTCCTCGCAGGGTTGTTACACGATATAGGTAAGGTGGTGTTGCAGCTCAAAGCTCCAAGCAAAATGTATATTGTAATACAGGAACTTTATACCGGTGCGGAGACGGATTCAATAGGTGTTGAGAATCTTGTGTTCGGCTTTGCTCATGTCCATGTAGGTCAACTTCTCGCCAGAAAGTGGCAGTTTGCGCAGGAAATTGAAGAAGCCATAGGTTACCATCACTGGCCCGGCAGGGCTAAGATCAGTCCTGAGCTTGCACATCTTGTTCATCTGGGCAATAGTTTTGCTCACAAGCTGGAAATCGGCCCCATAAAAACGCCGGATCTTGATCTTGCAGAGCAGGTAAGTGCCCGGTTCTTTCAGCTTGATCAGGAGTTGATTGAAGAGTTCTTAAACGATTGCTCTTCGAAAATTCAGAACGAGATGGGGGATATTTTGTCGTAG
- a CDS encoding ABC transporter ATP-binding protein — protein MAESAATKPVAIEIRGLKKRYRQVEALKGITLKVKEGELFAYLGPNGSGKTTTIKILVGLARASEGEAFVNGYNVEKESINAKRQCGYVPQAINLDHELTVEENLDIHGRLFDMSRSYRRERIDYLLEYVGLKDRKKSPVKELSGGMKRRVMIARALLHEPKVLFLDEPTVGLDPAIRRKIWALVKKIQMDGTTIFLTTHYIEEAEFLADRVAFLSEGTIITVGKPQELIDDLGRWALDVVENERMHTLYFPTQEEAKRHAVLHPGAFSVRRVNLEDVFLSLTGQRVG, from the coding sequence ATGGCCGAATCAGCCGCCACAAAGCCTGTCGCAATTGAAATCAGGGGCCTGAAAAAGCGCTATCGGCAGGTGGAAGCTCTGAAGGGGATTACCCTTAAAGTAAAAGAAGGTGAGCTCTTTGCTTACCTGGGACCAAACGGGTCCGGGAAGACGACAACCATAAAAATCCTCGTTGGGCTTGCCAGAGCCTCAGAAGGAGAGGCCTTCGTCAACGGCTATAATGTTGAAAAAGAGTCTATTAATGCCAAACGCCAGTGCGGATATGTACCCCAGGCAATAAATCTCGATCACGAACTGACCGTTGAGGAAAACCTGGATATTCACGGACGTCTCTTTGATATGAGTCGATCTTATCGGCGCGAGCGTATTGATTATCTTCTGGAATATGTCGGTCTGAAGGATAGAAAAAAAAGTCCCGTTAAAGAGCTGTCAGGCGGGATGAAACGTCGGGTGATGATTGCCAGGGCTTTGCTTCATGAGCCCAAGGTCCTCTTTTTGGATGAACCCACGGTTGGGCTCGATCCTGCAATCAGACGCAAAATTTGGGCACTTGTAAAGAAGATCCAGATGGATGGAACGACGATATTTCTCACAACTCACTACATTGAAGAGGCCGAATTTCTGGCCGATCGGGTGGCTTTTTTATCCGAAGGAACAATTATTACAGTGGGAAAACCCCAGGAACTGATCGACGACCTTGGGCGTTGGGCTCTCGATGTGGTGGAAAATGAACGGATGCATACCCTGTATTTTCCAACGCAAGAAGAGGCCAAACGGCATGCGGTTCTCCATCCAGGAGCTTTTTCCGTCCGGCGGGTTAATCTCGAAGATGTCTTTTTATCGCTTACGGGTCAGAGAGTAGGCTGA